A single region of the Streptomyces sp. NBC_01381 genome encodes:
- a CDS encoding DUF5682 family protein: MSDEACGGVEPGGGVELGTEAEGEAELISGAESGEAAVARGRSGEGPLLLGVRHHGPGSARAVRAALQEAAPRVVLIEGPPEADALVPLAADEGMRPPVALLAHVVDEPGRSAFWPLAEFSPEWVAIRWAAGAGVPVRFMDLPAAHSLAREESAADSDAGAEVDAVRIDPLSVLAETAGYDDPERWWEDVVEHRGTGGDVFAPFEALGEAMGVLREEYGSGGHDRDLVREAHMRIQLRAAQREFGGDRVAVVCGAWHVPALRQKVTLAADRALLKGLPKVKVDMTWVPWTHRRLARASGYGAGIASPGWYGHLFSVPDRPVERWLTKVARLLRDEDRIVSSAHVIEAVRLADTLAVMRGRPLPGLTETTDAVRSVLCEGSDVPLSLVHDKLVVGDVLGEVPESAPAVPLQRDLTRLQRKLRLKPEALERELELDLRKETDAARSRLLHRLRLLGIGWGEPAESRGSTGTFRETWRLRWEPELSVRVAEAGVWGTTVLAAATAKVEAEAVGAGALADVTSLAERCLLAELPDALPVVMRVLADRAALDADVGNLAQALPALVRALRYGDVRGTGTAALGSVAVGLAERVFVGLPPACAGLDEDAAFVMRGHVDAVHQAVGLLGELDLAPGSSAPGSGALCPPVPPCGTPAHNAGGPAGRGEGGASAHNGEGGGSTVAPDNGGGLVGHSRGGTPARNVSGGGHGLKLRWWGVLRVLGERESVVGVVRGRCVRVLMDCGELGEGEAARLMGLALSRGNEPAEAAAWIEGFVGGGSGGGMLLVHDERLLGLVDEWLSGVSDQAFTDVVPLLRRTFSAYEPGVRRTLGELVRRGPSAGGGGASAGDGGIPGFGGDLDAERADAVLPVVSLLLGVGVDGSGELVGVGR, translated from the coding sequence ATGAGTGACGAGGCGTGCGGGGGTGTGGAGCCCGGCGGGGGCGTGGAGTTGGGTACGGAGGCTGAGGGCGAGGCGGAGTTGATCAGTGGTGCGGAATCCGGCGAGGCCGCCGTGGCTCGGGGGCGTTCGGGGGAAGGGCCGCTGCTGCTCGGTGTGCGGCACCACGGGCCGGGGTCGGCGCGGGCGGTGCGGGCCGCGCTTCAGGAGGCCGCTCCCCGAGTGGTGCTGATCGAGGGGCCGCCGGAGGCCGACGCGTTGGTGCCGCTCGCGGCGGACGAGGGCATGCGGCCGCCGGTCGCGCTGCTCGCGCATGTGGTGGACGAGCCGGGCCGCTCGGCGTTCTGGCCGCTCGCCGAGTTCTCTCCGGAGTGGGTGGCGATCCGGTGGGCCGCGGGGGCGGGCGTTCCGGTGCGGTTCATGGATCTGCCGGCGGCGCATTCGCTGGCGCGGGAGGAGAGCGCGGCGGATTCGGATGCGGGCGCCGAGGTGGACGCGGTGCGGATCGACCCGCTTTCCGTGCTCGCCGAGACCGCCGGGTACGACGATCCCGAGCGGTGGTGGGAGGACGTCGTGGAGCACCGGGGCACGGGCGGGGACGTGTTCGCGCCGTTCGAGGCGCTCGGCGAGGCCATGGGGGTGCTGCGCGAGGAGTACGGGAGCGGCGGGCACGACCGGGACCTGGTCCGCGAGGCGCATATGCGGATCCAACTCCGGGCGGCACAGCGGGAGTTCGGTGGCGATCGGGTTGCCGTCGTGTGCGGGGCCTGGCATGTGCCCGCGCTGCGGCAGAAGGTGACCCTGGCGGCCGACCGTGCGCTGCTCAAGGGGTTGCCCAAGGTGAAGGTCGACATGACCTGGGTGCCCTGGACGCACCGCCGGCTGGCCCGGGCGAGCGGGTACGGGGCGGGGATCGCGTCGCCCGGCTGGTACGGGCATCTGTTCAGCGTGCCCGACCGGCCTGTCGAGCGCTGGCTGACCAAGGTGGCGCGGCTGCTGCGCGACGAGGACAGGATCGTGTCGTCCGCGCACGTCATCGAGGCGGTGCGGCTCGCGGACACGCTCGCCGTGATGCGGGGGCGTCCGCTGCCGGGGCTGACCGAGACGACGGATGCGGTCCGGTCGGTGCTGTGCGAGGGCTCCGACGTACCGCTCTCCCTCGTGCACGACAAGCTCGTCGTCGGGGACGTCCTCGGGGAGGTGCCCGAATCGGCGCCCGCGGTGCCGTTGCAGCGGGACCTCACGCGGCTGCAGCGGAAGCTGCGGCTCAAGCCGGAGGCGCTGGAGCGGGAGTTGGAGCTCGATCTGCGCAAGGAGACGGACGCGGCACGCAGCAGGCTGCTGCATCGCCTCCGGCTCCTGGGGATCGGCTGGGGCGAGCCGGCGGAGTCGCGGGGGAGCACGGGTACGTTCCGGGAGACCTGGCGGTTGCGGTGGGAGCCGGAGCTTTCCGTGCGGGTGGCGGAGGCGGGGGTGTGGGGGACGACGGTCCTGGCCGCGGCGACCGCGAAGGTCGAGGCCGAGGCGGTGGGGGCGGGGGCGCTGGCCGATGTGACCTCGCTTGCCGAGCGGTGTCTGCTGGCGGAGTTGCCGGATGCGTTGCCCGTGGTGATGCGGGTGCTTGCGGATCGGGCGGCGTTGGATGCGGATGTCGGGAACCTTGCGCAGGCGTTGCCTGCGTTGGTTCGGGCCCTCCGTTATGGGGATGTGCGGGGTACGGGGACGGCTGCGTTGGGCTCTGTGGCTGTGGGGCTTGCTGAGCGGGTGTTTGTGGGGTTGCCCCCTGCGTGTGCGGGGCTTGATGAGGACGCGGCCTTTGTCATGCGGGGGCACGTTGATGCGGTTCACCAGGCGGTGGGCTTGTTGGGGGAGTTGGACCTTGCGCCTGGTTCGTCAGCGCCCGGCAGTGGGGCGTTGTGCCCACCCGTTCCGCCGTGCGGAACGCCTGCCCACAACGCGGGCGGCCCGGCTGGCCGCGGCGAGGGCGGAGCGTCTGCCCACAACGGGGAGGGCGGTGGGTCGACCGTGGCTCCCGACAACGGGGGCGGCCTGGTTGGCCACAGCAGGGGCGGAACGCCTGCCCGCAACGTGAGCGGGGGCGGGCATGGTTTGAAGCTGCGGTGGTGGGGTGTGCTTCGGGTGTTGGGGGAGCGGGAGAGTGTTGTTGGTGTGGTGCGGGGGCGGTGTGTGCGGGTTCTTATGGATTGTGGGGAGTTGGGGGAGGGGGAGGCCGCTCGGTTGATGGGGCTTGCTCTGTCTCGGGGGAATGAGCCCGCTGAGGCCGCTGCCTGGATTGAGGGGTTCGTGGGTGGTGGGTCGGGGGGCGGCATGTTGCTCGTGCACGACGAGCGGTTGCTCGGGCTTGTCGATGAGTGGTTGAGCGGGGTTTCTGACCAGGCGTTCACCGATGTGGTGCCGTTGCTGCGGCGCACGTTCTCCGCCTATGAGCCGGGCGTGCGGCGGACGTTGGGGGAGTTGGTGCGGCGCGGGCCCTCGGCGGGTGGCGGCGGCGCGTCGGCCGGGGACGGGGGCATACCCGGCTTCGGGGGCGATCTTGATGCGGAGCGTGCGGATGCCGTTCTGCCGGTGGTGAGCCTGTTGCTCGGGGTCGGGGTCGATGGCAGTGGCGAGCTTGTGGGGGTGGGCCGATGA
- the sucC gene encoding ADP-forming succinate--CoA ligase subunit beta: MDLFEYQARDLFAKHGVPVLAGEVIDTPEAAREATEKLGGKSVVKAQVKVGGRGKAGGVKLAANPDEAVARATDILGMDIKGHTVHKVMIAELSPEIEAEYYVSYLLDRTNRTFLAMASVQGGMDIEEVAEKTPEALAKVPVNAVDGVDIEKAREIVAQAKFPADVAEGVAEAMVTLWDTFVAEDALLVEVNPLVKTKDGRILALDGKVSLDENADFRQPDHEALEDKDAANPLEAAAKAKNLNYVKLDGEVGIIGNGAGLVMSTLDVVAYAGEAHNNVKPANFLDIGGGASAEVMANGLEIILGDPDVKSVFVNVFGGITACDEVANGIVQALELLKSKGEEVTKPLVVRLDGNNAELGRKILSDANHPLVQRVDTMDGAADKAAELAAAK; this comes from the coding sequence GTGGACCTGTTCGAGTACCAGGCGAGGGACCTCTTCGCCAAGCACGGTGTACCGGTGCTGGCCGGTGAAGTCATCGACACGCCTGAGGCGGCGCGCGAGGCCACCGAGAAGCTGGGCGGCAAGTCGGTCGTCAAGGCGCAGGTGAAGGTCGGTGGCCGCGGCAAGGCCGGCGGCGTGAAGCTGGCGGCGAACCCGGACGAGGCCGTCGCTCGCGCGACGGACATCCTCGGCATGGACATCAAGGGCCACACGGTCCACAAGGTGATGATCGCCGAGCTCTCCCCGGAGATCGAGGCGGAGTACTACGTCTCGTACCTCCTCGACCGCACCAACCGCACCTTCCTCGCCATGGCGTCGGTGCAGGGCGGCATGGACATCGAGGAGGTCGCGGAGAAGACCCCCGAGGCCCTCGCGAAGGTCCCGGTCAACGCCGTCGACGGCGTTGACATCGAGAAGGCCCGCGAGATCGTGGCCCAGGCGAAGTTCCCGGCCGATGTGGCCGAGGGTGTCGCCGAGGCCATGGTGACCCTGTGGGACACCTTCGTCGCCGAGGACGCGCTCCTCGTCGAGGTCAACCCGCTGGTGAAGACCAAGGACGGCCGCATCCTGGCCCTGGACGGCAAGGTCTCGCTCGACGAGAACGCCGACTTCCGCCAGCCCGACCACGAGGCTCTTGAGGACAAGGACGCAGCCAACCCGCTCGAGGCTGCTGCCAAGGCCAAGAACCTCAACTACGTCAAGCTCGACGGCGAGGTCGGCATCATCGGCAACGGCGCGGGTCTCGTCATGAGCACCCTCGACGTCGTCGCGTACGCCGGTGAGGCGCACAACAACGTCAAGCCGGCCAACTTCCTCGACATCGGCGGCGGCGCTTCGGCCGAGGTCATGGCGAACGGCCTGGAGATCATCCTCGGCGACCCGGACGTCAAGTCCGTGTTCGTCAACGTCTTCGGCGGCATCACCGCGTGCGACGAGGTCGCCAACGGCATCGTCCAGGCGCTCGAGCTGCTCAAGTCCAAGGGCGAGGAAGTCACCAAGCCGCTGGTCGTGCGCCTCGACGGCAACAACGCGGAGCTGGGTCGCAAGATCCTGAGCGACGCCAACCACCCGCTCGTGCAGCGTGTGGACACCATGGACGGCGCGGCCGACAAGGCCGCCGAGCTCGCGGCCGCGAAGTAA
- a CDS encoding DUF6350 family protein, which translates to MTQITHLSSSLPPLKPLLERARDRSPGLATCLFGGAVAAGLGLGSFAVLVMVLWISSPYPDSGPGGALHVAAAVWLIAHGTELIRTDTLSGVPAPVGVTPLLLVALPGWLVHRAARDAADPEGRAMAVRTAWCGVVGGYLLVGAAATLYAAGGELRPSWVSAAVQVPLVAAVAGAVGVWTAHGRPRQPLPGLATRALGALPEGVRPFFVRRYLLAVTRAAAAGALVLVGGGALLVAVSLVLHGGLVREAFATVTDVWSGRFAVLLLAVALAPNAAVWGAAYGLGPGFALGTGSVAGPLAVGAGPLLPAFPLLAAVPGEGPGSPLTWAAGVVPVVAGCAVAWFTVREAAPAYGERDEAWSRRWTALVAGAAAVLCGVAVAVLAALAGGPMGVAVLAEFGPVWWQAGGAAVAWTVGIGVPGALVVRAWRLRVALRWLRLPRVRLPRRRVAPAPEVAAPRPAEFEPYDFLPGGGDWHGDVAREARWTALREAGEGSPPPL; encoded by the coding sequence GTGACTCAAATCACCCACCTCAGCTCTTCGTTGCCGCCCCTGAAGCCGCTGTTGGAGCGGGCGCGCGACCGCTCACCCGGACTGGCGACCTGCCTGTTCGGCGGGGCGGTCGCGGCCGGGCTCGGGCTCGGTTCGTTCGCCGTCCTGGTGATGGTGCTGTGGATCAGCTCGCCGTATCCGGACAGCGGGCCCGGCGGGGCGCTGCACGTCGCGGCCGCGGTGTGGCTGATCGCCCACGGCACGGAGCTGATCAGGACGGACACGCTCTCCGGGGTGCCCGCGCCGGTCGGCGTGACCCCGCTGCTCCTGGTGGCGCTTCCGGGCTGGCTCGTGCACCGGGCGGCGCGGGACGCGGCGGATCCGGAGGGGCGGGCGATGGCGGTGCGGACCGCGTGGTGCGGGGTGGTCGGCGGCTATCTGCTGGTGGGTGCGGCGGCGACGCTGTACGCCGCAGGGGGTGAGCTGCGGCCGTCGTGGGTGAGCGCGGCCGTGCAGGTGCCGCTGGTGGCGGCGGTCGCGGGGGCGGTGGGCGTGTGGACGGCGCACGGGCGGCCGCGGCAGCCGCTGCCGGGCCTGGCGACGCGTGCCCTGGGCGCTCTTCCCGAAGGGGTACGTCCCTTCTTCGTACGCCGATATCTGCTGGCCGTCACGCGGGCCGCGGCGGCGGGGGCGCTGGTGCTCGTCGGCGGTGGCGCGCTGCTCGTGGCGGTGTCGCTCGTGCTGCACGGGGGGCTGGTCCGGGAGGCGTTCGCGACGGTCACGGACGTGTGGTCGGGGCGGTTCGCGGTGCTGCTTCTCGCGGTGGCGCTGGCGCCGAACGCGGCGGTGTGGGGTGCGGCGTACGGGCTCGGGCCGGGCTTCGCGCTGGGTACGGGGAGCGTGGCGGGGCCGCTCGCCGTGGGTGCGGGGCCGCTGCTGCCGGCGTTTCCGCTGCTGGCGGCGGTGCCGGGGGAAGGGCCTGGGTCGCCGCTGACCTGGGCGGCGGGGGTGGTGCCGGTGGTGGCGGGCTGCGCGGTCGCGTGGTTCACGGTGCGGGAGGCGGCGCCTGCGTACGGGGAGCGGGACGAGGCGTGGTCGCGACGGTGGACGGCGCTGGTCGCGGGGGCGGCGGCGGTGCTGTGCGGGGTGGCCGTGGCGGTGCTTGCCGCGCTGGCGGGTGGGCCGATGGGGGTGGCCGTTCTCGCGGAGTTCGGGCCGGTGTGGTGGCAGGCGGGGGGTGCGGCGGTGGCCTGGACCGTGGGGATCGGGGTGCCGGGGGCGTTGGTCGTGCGGGCGTGGAGGCTGCGGGTTGCTCTGCGGTGGCTTCGCTTGCCCCGCGTGCGGTTGCCTCGTCGCCGGGTCGCTCCTGCACCGGAGGTTGCCGCTCCGCGGCCCGCGGAGTTCGAGCCGTACGACTTCCTGCCGGGCGGCGGCGACTGGCACGGGGACGTCGCCCGCGAGGCCCGCTGGACCGCGCTGCGGGAGGCGGGGGAGGGCTCTCCCCCTCCCCTCTGA
- the purH gene encoding bifunctional phosphoribosylaminoimidazolecarboxamide formyltransferase/IMP cyclohydrolase: MTAEGTHGSQRPIKRALISVYDKTGLEELARGLHEGGVELVSTGSTAAKIAAAGVPVTKVEELTGFPECLDGRVKTLHPRVHAGILADLRLEDHQRQLADLGIEPFQLVVVNLYPFKATVASGATPDECVEQIDIGGPSMVRAAAKNHPSVSVITSPSRYADVLAAVRDGGFDLTARKRLAAEAFRHTAEYDLAVASWFADDYAADGSAFPDFLGSAYGRKNVLRYGENPHQNAALYVDGNGGLAEAEQLHGKEMSYNNYTDTDAARRAAYDHADPCVAIIKHANPCGIAIGGNVAEAHRKAHACDPLSAFGGVIAVNRPVTKEMAEQVAEIFTEVIVAPEYEDGALEALTKKKNIRVLRAHRAPSNAVEVKQIDGGALLQVTDRLQADGDNPANWTLATGDALNPGELAELEFAWKASRAVKSNAILLAKDGASVGVGMGQVNRVDSAKLAVERAGAERAHGAYAASDAFFPFPDGLEILTEAGVKAVVQPGGSVRDELVIEAARKAGVTMYFTGTRHFFH, from the coding sequence GTGACCGCCGAAGGTACGCACGGTTCGCAGCGCCCGATCAAGCGCGCGCTCATCAGCGTCTATGACAAGACCGGGCTCGAGGAGCTCGCGCGCGGGCTGCACGAGGGCGGCGTCGAGCTCGTCTCGACCGGTTCGACCGCCGCGAAGATCGCCGCCGCCGGGGTGCCCGTCACCAAGGTCGAGGAGCTGACAGGGTTCCCCGAGTGCCTGGACGGCCGGGTCAAGACGCTGCACCCGCGCGTGCACGCCGGGATCCTCGCCGACCTGCGCCTGGAGGACCACCAGCGGCAGCTCGCCGACCTCGGCATCGAGCCGTTCCAGCTGGTCGTCGTGAACCTCTACCCCTTCAAGGCGACCGTGGCGTCGGGCGCGACGCCCGACGAGTGCGTCGAGCAGATCGACATCGGCGGCCCGTCGATGGTCCGCGCCGCCGCCAAGAACCACCCCTCGGTGTCGGTCATCACGAGCCCTTCCCGGTACGCCGACGTGCTCGCCGCGGTCCGTGACGGCGGTTTCGACCTGACCGCGCGCAAGCGCCTGGCAGCCGAGGCGTTCCGGCACACCGCCGAGTACGACCTCGCGGTCGCCTCCTGGTTCGCGGACGACTACGCCGCCGACGGCTCGGCCTTCCCCGATTTCCTCGGCAGCGCCTACGGCCGCAAGAACGTCCTGCGCTACGGCGAGAACCCGCACCAGAACGCGGCCCTCTACGTCGACGGCAATGGCGGCCTCGCCGAAGCCGAGCAGCTGCACGGCAAGGAGATGTCGTACAACAACTACACGGACACGGACGCCGCGCGCCGTGCCGCGTACGACCACGCCGACCCCTGCGTCGCGATCATCAAGCACGCCAACCCGTGCGGCATCGCGATCGGCGGGAACGTCGCCGAGGCGCACCGCAAGGCGCACGCCTGTGACCCGCTCTCCGCGTTCGGCGGTGTGATCGCCGTGAACCGTCCGGTCACCAAGGAGATGGCCGAGCAGGTCGCCGAGATCTTCACCGAGGTCATCGTCGCGCCCGAGTACGAGGACGGCGCGCTCGAAGCCCTCACCAAGAAGAAGAACATCCGCGTCCTGCGCGCCCACCGGGCGCCGTCCAACGCGGTCGAGGTCAAGCAGATCGACGGCGGCGCGCTGCTCCAGGTCACCGACCGGCTGCAGGCCGACGGCGACAACCCGGCCAACTGGACGCTGGCCACGGGCGATGCCCTGAACCCGGGCGAGCTCGCCGAGCTTGAGTTCGCCTGGAAGGCGTCCCGCGCGGTGAAGTCCAACGCGATCCTGCTCGCCAAGGACGGCGCATCGGTCGGCGTCGGCATGGGCCAGGTCAACCGCGTCGACTCCGCGAAGCTTGCCGTCGAGCGGGCGGGCGCCGAGCGCGCGCACGGCGCGTACGCCGCGTCCGACGCGTTCTTCCCGTTCCCCGACGGCCTGGAGATCCTCACCGAGGCGGGCGTCAAGGCCGTGGTCCAGCCCGGCGGTTCGGTCCGCGACGAGCTGGTCATCGAGGCCGCGCGGAAGGCCGGAGTGACCATGTACTTCACGGGTACGCGGCACTTCTTCCACTGA
- a CDS encoding VWA domain-containing protein, with product MTRGAAAGSVEQGAGGDPAAERLRRWRLVLGGESADGTGCALGGRDVAMDGALTALYGGGEEKKGRGRERSAGLGASAPSVARWLGDIRTYFPSSVVQVMQRDAIDRLGLSTLLLEPEMLEAVEADVHLVGTLLSLNKAMPETTKETARAVVRKVVEDLEKRLATRTRATVTGALDRSARVSRPRHHDIDWNRTIAANLKNYLPDYRTVVPERLIGYGRASQSVKKEVVLCIDQSGSMAASVVYASVFGAVLGSMRSISTRLVVFDTNVVDLTDQLDDPVDVLFGTQLGGGTDINRALAYCQSQITRPADTVVVLISDLYEGGIRDEMLKRVAAMKASGVQFVTLLALSDEGTPAYDREHAAALAALDAPAFACTPDLFPEVMAAAIERRPLPIPDMNTHR from the coding sequence ATGACGCGGGGAGCGGCAGCAGGAAGCGTGGAGCAGGGCGCGGGCGGGGACCCCGCTGCCGAGCGGTTGCGGCGATGGCGGCTTGTGCTTGGTGGTGAGTCGGCGGACGGTACGGGGTGTGCGCTCGGGGGGCGCGACGTGGCCATGGACGGTGCGCTCACCGCGCTGTACGGCGGTGGGGAGGAGAAGAAGGGCCGGGGGCGGGAGCGTTCGGCGGGGCTCGGGGCGTCCGCGCCGTCCGTGGCGCGCTGGCTCGGGGACATCCGGACGTACTTCCCGTCGTCCGTCGTCCAGGTCATGCAGCGTGACGCCATCGACCGGCTCGGCCTCTCCACGCTGCTCCTGGAGCCGGAGATGCTGGAGGCCGTGGAGGCCGACGTGCACCTGGTGGGGACACTCCTCTCCCTCAACAAGGCCATGCCCGAGACGACCAAGGAGACCGCACGGGCCGTCGTGCGCAAGGTGGTCGAGGACCTGGAGAAGCGGCTCGCCACACGCACCCGCGCCACCGTCACCGGGGCGCTCGACCGCAGCGCCCGCGTCAGCAGGCCGCGCCACCACGACATCGACTGGAACCGCACGATCGCGGCCAACCTCAAGAACTATCTGCCGGATTACCGGACGGTCGTGCCCGAGCGGCTCATCGGGTACGGGCGGGCATCGCAGTCCGTGAAGAAGGAGGTCGTCCTCTGCATCGACCAGTCGGGGTCGATGGCCGCGTCCGTCGTGTACGCCTCGGTGTTCGGCGCCGTGCTCGGGTCGATGCGGTCCATCAGCACCAGGCTCGTCGTCTTCGACACGAATGTGGTCGATCTGACCGATCAGCTCGACGATCCTGTGGATGTTCTGTTCGGTACGCAGCTGGGTGGCGGTACGGACATCAACCGGGCGCTCGCGTACTGCCAGTCGCAGATCACCCGCCCCGCGGACACGGTCGTCGTCCTCATCAGCGACCTCTACGAAGGGGGCATACGCGACGAGATGCTGAAGCGGGTCGCGGCGATGAAGGCGTCCGGAGTGCAGTTCGTGACGCTGCTCGCGCTGTCCGACGAGGGGACCCCCGCGTACGACCGCGAGCACGCGGCGGCGCTCGCGGCGCTCGACGCACCGGCGTTCGCGTGCACCCCGGATCTCTTCCCCGAGGTGATGGCAGCGGCGATCGAAAGGCGCCCTCTTCCCATACCGGACATGAATACGCATCGGTAA
- the purN gene encoding phosphoribosylglycinamide formyltransferase, with protein sequence MAKSPVAKRLVVLVSGSGTNLQALLDKIATDGTTGYGAEIVAVGADREGIAGLERAERAGIPTFVCRVKDHADRAAWDAALAEATAAFEPDLVVSAGFMKIVGKEFLARFGGRFVNTHPALLPSFPGAHGVRDALAYGAKVTGCTVHFVDDGVDTGPIIAQGVVPVGDEDDESALHERIKEVERRLLVDVVGRLARNGYRIEGRKVLIP encoded by the coding sequence GTGGCCAAGAGCCCTGTGGCCAAGCGCCTCGTCGTGCTGGTCTCCGGATCAGGCACGAATCTGCAGGCTCTGCTCGACAAGATCGCGACGGACGGGACGACGGGCTACGGAGCCGAGATCGTCGCCGTCGGCGCGGACCGCGAGGGCATCGCGGGTCTTGAGCGGGCCGAGCGGGCCGGGATCCCCACCTTCGTGTGCCGGGTCAAGGACCACGCGGACCGCGCCGCGTGGGACGCGGCGCTCGCCGAGGCCACGGCCGCGTTCGAGCCCGACCTGGTCGTGTCGGCCGGGTTCATGAAGATCGTGGGGAAGGAATTCCTCGCACGGTTCGGCGGCCGGTTCGTGAACACGCACCCCGCCCTGCTGCCCAGCTTCCCCGGGGCCCACGGTGTGCGCGACGCGCTCGCGTACGGCGCGAAGGTCACGGGATGCACCGTCCACTTCGTCGACGACGGCGTCGACACCGGCCCGATCATCGCCCAGGGCGTGGTCCCGGTCGGGGATGAGGACGACGAGAGCGCTCTGCACGAGCGCATCAAGGAAGTCGAGCGAAGGCTGCTCGTCGATGTCGTGGGGCGTCTGGCCCGCAACGGCTACCGCATTGAGGGACGAAAGGTACTTATCCCGTGA
- the sucD gene encoding succinate--CoA ligase subunit alpha, producing the protein MAIFLNKDSKVIVQGMTGATGMKHTKLMLGDGTNIVGGVNPRKAGTKVDFDGTEVPVFGTVKEAMEATGANVSVLFVPPAFSKAAVVEAIDAEIPLAVVITEGIAVHDSAAFWAYAKSKGNKTRIIGPNCPGLITPGQSNAGIIPGDITKPGRIGLVSKSGTLTYQMMYELRDIGFSSAVGIGGDPVIGTTHIDALEAFEADPDTDLIVMIGEIGGDAEERAADYIKANVTKPVVGYVAGFTAPEGKTMGHAGAIVSGSSGTAQAKKEALEAAGVKVGKTPTETAKLARAILAG; encoded by the coding sequence ATGGCTATCTTCCTCAACAAGGACAGCAAGGTCATCGTCCAGGGCATGACCGGTGCCACGGGCATGAAGCACACCAAGCTCATGCTGGGTGACGGCACGAACATCGTCGGCGGCGTGAACCCGCGCAAGGCCGGCACCAAGGTCGACTTCGACGGCACCGAGGTACCGGTCTTCGGCACGGTCAAGGAGGCCATGGAGGCCACGGGCGCCAACGTGTCCGTCCTCTTCGTGCCGCCGGCCTTCTCCAAGGCCGCCGTCGTCGAGGCGATCGACGCCGAGATCCCCCTCGCGGTCGTCATCACCGAGGGCATCGCCGTCCACGACTCCGCCGCCTTCTGGGCGTACGCGAAGTCGAAGGGCAACAAGACCCGCATCATCGGCCCGAACTGCCCCGGTCTCATCACCCCGGGCCAGTCGAACGCCGGCATCATCCCGGGCGACATCACGAAGCCGGGCCGCATCGGCCTGGTCTCGAAGTCCGGCACGCTGACGTACCAGATGATGTACGAGCTCCGTGACATCGGCTTCTCGTCGGCCGTCGGCATCGGTGGCGACCCGGTCATCGGTACGACGCACATCGACGCCCTCGAGGCGTTCGAGGCCGACCCCGACACCGACCTGATCGTCATGATCGGCGAGATCGGCGGCGACGCCGAGGAGCGTGCGGCGGACTACATCAAGGCCAACGTGACGAAGCCGGTCGTCGGCTACGTCGCGGGCTTCACCGCCCCCGAGGGCAAGACCATGGGCCACGCCGGCGCCATCGTCTCCGGCTCTTCTGGCACCGCACAGGCCAAGAAGGAGGCCCTTGAGGCCGCCGGGGTCAAGGTCGGCAAGACGCCGACCGAGACGGCCAAGCTTGCGCGGGCGATTCTGGCCGGCTGA
- a CDS encoding helix-turn-helix domain-containing protein, whose translation MTQSPATPLPSPKECRRLREAKSLSQAEIAAKVGVTKETVRSWESGRTTPRGRRRDIYAKLLATFAAEQQPAASVARRNGRAQRTLPSTAKSNGRPTPRAVAVATPEPPPAKTLTPAEAFDALCATCAPVLVRQTYLLTGRRTLAQESVERAFQLAWQRWPEVAVDRDPASWVRAAAYEYAMSPWHRLRPTHRHPEAPPAEPADRAFLDVLMSLPPAQRRTLLLYDGVGLDLPETAAETEASTPAAANRLLRAHETITEKIPELAATPDALHRRLSELCKAEKLQPPKADRVRTGSEHRARLWTRAAIAFTALIIGATALTLRTAPTHYEPPQSPGKAINGVPPRMGPGPLSYEEQSLHKKLREGLSTGPERLMPRAK comes from the coding sequence ATGACCCAGAGCCCTGCTACCCCGTTGCCGTCCCCCAAGGAATGTCGGCGACTGCGCGAGGCAAAGTCCCTGAGCCAGGCGGAGATCGCGGCAAAGGTGGGCGTCACCAAGGAAACCGTCCGCTCCTGGGAATCGGGCCGCACCACCCCACGCGGCCGCAGACGCGACATCTACGCGAAACTCCTGGCGACGTTCGCAGCGGAGCAACAGCCGGCCGCCTCTGTCGCACGGCGGAACGGGCGGGCACAACGCACCCTGCCGAGCACCGCCAAGAGCAACGGCAGGCCGACACCCCGCGCAGTGGCGGTAGCCACGCCAGAACCCCCGCCCGCCAAGACCCTCACCCCCGCGGAAGCCTTCGACGCCCTCTGCGCGACCTGCGCCCCCGTCCTGGTCCGCCAGACCTACCTCCTCACCGGCCGCCGCACCCTCGCCCAGGAATCCGTGGAACGCGCCTTCCAGCTCGCCTGGCAGCGCTGGCCCGAGGTGGCGGTCGACCGCGACCCCGCGAGCTGGGTCCGCGCGGCGGCGTACGAGTACGCCATGTCGCCCTGGCACCGCCTGCGCCCCACCCACCGGCATCCGGAAGCCCCGCCCGCCGAACCGGCCGACCGCGCGTTCCTCGACGTACTGATGAGCCTGCCGCCCGCACAGCGGCGCACCCTGCTGCTCTACGACGGCGTGGGCCTCGACCTGCCGGAGACGGCGGCCGAGACGGAGGCGAGCACGCCCGCGGCGGCCAACCGGCTGCTGCGCGCGCACGAGACGATCACCGAGAAGATCCCGGAGCTCGCGGCGACCCCGGACGCCCTGCACCGGCGTCTGAGCGAACTCTGCAAGGCAGAGAAGCTGCAGCCCCCGAAGGCGGACCGGGTACGCACCGGAAGCGAACACCGCGCCCGCCTCTGGACCCGCGCCGCGATCGCCTTCACGGCCCTGATCATCGGCGCGACGGCCCTGACCCTGCGCACGGCCCCCACCCACTACGAGCCCCCGCAGTCCCCGGGCAAGGCCATCAACGGAGTCCCGCCGAGAATGGGCCCGGGCCCGTTGTCGTACGAGGAGCAGTCCCTCCACAAGAAGCTCCGCGAGGGCTTGTCGACCGGCCCGGAACGCCTGATGCCGCGGGCGAAATAG